From Thermotoga sp. Ku-13t, the proteins below share one genomic window:
- a CDS encoding family 16 glycosylhydrolase codes for MHIVRRAFLVLALMCFLISCGLGQSQQTPDGNILHNGDFSQSILYISESYPEIPTGDFDTQGTWLFRTGDGAQAVGVVENGVLKVSITYAGPNSWSVQVLQSPITVEYLGIYRVEFEAWASKNRRIGVKIGATALKGWIPYNPPPSGRPVDQSGGYAIDITTERRTYSFEFTMRNETDDRARFEFQLGQDDGTVYIDNVKLVKIGQAEPPAPPPALGEKYWYELVWKENFDGDIINENVWSLEVGNGHAQGIPGWGNAELEYYKKENAYVENRVLVIEAKKETAQDEYGTYSYTSARMKTQGKFSVKFGRIEFRAKLPRGKGIWPALWMLGENITEVGWPTCGEIDVMEYLGHETNKVYGTIHGPGYSGAGGKGGSYTLSTGDFTEDFHIFAVEWDPLGIKWYVDDVKFSQITRTEVPGDWVFDHPFFIIMNVAVGGYWPGYPDETTTFPQKMYVDYIRVYKGVSMETIDNGSFDYPLTNDQQNWPDDWFLWYGSPCGMGGRASVSIETEEKNRFAVVEVTDTGWESWHVQFNQWVGLSKGKTYRLTFKARAENPRDINVKFLHPTNYTLYAVQNYDLTMDWQTFELVFTFNADYPVANLSIELGKTNNPRTGKVYFDDFALEEAR; via the coding sequence ATGCACATTGTGAGGAGAGCTTTCTTGGTGCTGGCGCTGATGTGCTTTCTCATAAGTTGCGGACTTGGACAGTCTCAACAAACGCCTGATGGCAACATCCTCCACAACGGAGATTTCTCACAGAGCATTCTGTACATAAGTGAATCGTATCCTGAGATCCCCACGGGGGACTTTGACACCCAAGGAACGTGGTTGTTCAGAACTGGAGATGGGGCACAGGCGGTTGGAGTCGTGGAGAATGGAGTTTTGAAAGTTTCCATCACCTACGCAGGACCGAATTCGTGGTCGGTGCAGGTGTTACAATCGCCGATCACGGTGGAGTATCTGGGAATCTACAGAGTGGAGTTCGAGGCTTGGGCGAGCAAGAACAGAAGAATTGGAGTGAAGATCGGTGCGACCGCGTTGAAAGGATGGATACCTTACAATCCACCACCGAGTGGACGACCGGTGGATCAGTCTGGAGGGTACGCGATCGATATCACCACCGAAAGGAGGACTTACAGCTTTGAATTCACTATGAGGAACGAGACCGATGATAGGGCGAGGTTTGAATTCCAGCTGGGTCAGGATGACGGAACCGTGTACATAGACAACGTGAAGCTGGTCAAAATAGGACAGGCCGAACCCCCCGCACCTCCACCGGCCCTTGGAGAGAAGTACTGGTACGAACTGGTGTGGAAGGAGAACTTCGACGGGGACATCATAAACGAGAACGTGTGGAGTTTAGAAGTCGGTAACGGTCATGCCCAAGGAATTCCAGGCTGGGGCAACGCCGAGCTGGAATATTACAAGAAAGAGAACGCTTACGTAGAGAACAGGGTTCTGGTCATCGAAGCGAAGAAAGAGACCGCGCAGGACGAGTACGGAACGTACAGCTACACTTCTGCGAGGATGAAAACACAGGGAAAGTTCAGTGTGAAGTTCGGAAGAATAGAGTTCAGGGCCAAACTCCCAAGGGGTAAAGGCATATGGCCGGCCCTCTGGATGCTCGGAGAGAACATAACGGAAGTGGGGTGGCCCACGTGCGGAGAAATCGATGTGATGGAGTACCTTGGTCATGAAACGAACAAAGTCTACGGTACGATACATGGACCAGGTTATTCGGGAGCTGGTGGAAAAGGTGGAAGTTATACACTTTCAACGGGCGATTTCACCGAAGACTTTCACATCTTCGCGGTCGAATGGGATCCTCTTGGAATCAAATGGTACGTGGACGATGTGAAGTTCTCCCAGATAACCAGAACGGAGGTCCCCGGAGATTGGGTGTTCGATCATCCGTTCTTCATCATAATGAACGTCGCGGTTGGTGGTTACTGGCCTGGGTATCCGGATGAGACCACGACCTTCCCGCAGAAGATGTACGTGGATTACATCAGGGTGTACAAAGGCGTGAGTATGGAGACCATCGATAACGGTAGCTTCGATTATCCGCTGACCAACGATCAGCAGAACTGGCCCGACGATTGGTTCCTGTGGTACGGTTCACCGTGCGGTATGGGAGGAAGAGCTTCAGTGAGTATCGAAACGGAAGAAAAGAACAGGTTCGCCGTCGTGGAAGTGACGGACACAGGATGGGAGAGCTGGCACGTGCAGTTCAACCAGTGGGTGGGTCTCTCTAAAGGAAAAACGTACAGGCTCACCTTCAAAGCCAGAGCGGAAAACCCGAGGGATATAAACGTGAAATTCCTGCACCCGACAAACTACACACTTTACGCAGTTCAGAACTATGATCTGACGATGGATTGGCAGACCTTCGAACTCGTGTTCACTTTCAACGCGGACTATCCCGTGGCCAACCTCTCGATCGAGCTTGGAAAGACGAACAATCCAAGGACCGGAAAGGTGTATTTTGACGATTTCGCCCTGGAGGAAGCCCGATGA